A DNA window from Oncorhynchus tshawytscha isolate Ot180627B linkage group LG13, Otsh_v2.0, whole genome shotgun sequence contains the following coding sequences:
- the rhbdd1 gene encoding rhomboid-related protein 4 — protein MRYRQRGGGQLGLILLASQVFHVGVENIPPVTLAVLGLNVYLFLVPSLPLLQACISVQQTYWRGDWRRLVLSPLHHLDDWHLYFNMASFLWKGVKLEPRLGSSFYAWLLTVFSLLTGVIYLLLEMVLSEITQDPSYSLECAVGFSGVLFALKVLSNHYHPGGVSYVMGVPVANRYASWVELVLIHVTSPGTSFVGHLAGILVGLLYTAGPLKIIMRTIAGFVMNGYHARQNPYYNFSGYSGSSGGPRAHPQNVHPYTGGLSEDEQYEAAIRASLNGRGGSTQRRPTSHGFNIPGELTAEEIRRRRLQRIDHFD, from the exons ATGCGTTACCGACAGAGGGGGGGAGGTCAGCTGGGTCTGATCCTCCTGGCCTCCCAGGTCTTCCATGTGGGGGTGGAGAACATTCCCCCTGTGACGCTGGCTGTATTGGGCCTTAACGTCTACCTCTTTCTGGTACCCAGCTTACCCCTCCTCCAGGCCTGCATCAGCGTCCAACAAACCTACTGGCGTGGTGACTGGCGCCGCCTCGTGCTGTCGCCGCTGCACCACCTAGACGACTGGCACCTGTACTTCAACATGGCATCCTTCCTGTGGAAGGGCGTCAAGTTGGAGCCCCGGCTTGGCAGCAGCTTCTACGCCTGGCTTCTGACTGTTTTCTCCCTGCTGACGGGCGTGATTTATCTGCTGCTGGAGATGGTGCTCTCGGAGATCACCCAGGACCCCTCTTACAGCTTAGAGTGTGCAGTCGGCTTTTCAG GAGTGCTTTTCGCTCTGAAAGTGCTGAGTAACCACTACCACCCGGGAGGTGTCTCCTACGTGATGGGCGTCCCAGTGGCCAATCGCTACGCCAGCTGGGTTGAGCTGGTACTGATTCATGTAACGTCACCGGG GACCTCCTTTGTGGGACACCTGGCAGGCATCCTGGTGGGCCTTCTCTACACCGCTGGTCCTTTGAAGATCATCATGAGAACAATTGCAG GATTTGTGATGAATGGATACCATGCCAGACAAAATCCATATTATAACTTTTCAG GATACAGTGGCAGTAGTGGAGGACCCCGTGCACACCCCCAGAATGTTCACCCTTACACTGGAGGTCTATCAGAGGATGAGCAGTACGAGGCAGCCATCAGAGCCAGTCTCAATGGCAGAG GGGGCTCCACTCAGAGAAGACCAACCTCGCATGGTTTCAACATTCCAGGAGAACTGACAGCAGAGGAGATCAGGAGGCGGCGGCTCCAGAGGATTGACCACTTTGACTGA